Proteins encoded by one window of Fibrobacter sp. UWT2:
- a CDS encoding NAD(+) synthase → MFGFYRFASVCPTLKVADTAYNTAEIIRCATEAIDGGAAFVVFPELCITGYTCSDLFHQELLLKKSVESLSKIAEAFAKSDTVIAVGLPLRMFGCLYNCAAFLQKGKLVAVTPKIHLPNQREFYEKRHFSSGRDLLRAPTTCPVEGFGNVPVTNFFTVAGKSGSEVRVGVELCEDLWTAVPPSGELALAGANVIVNLSASDALVGKRDYRRNLVMNQSARCMAAYVYSSAGVHESTTDMVFSGHLMIAENGSMIAESKPFSRESEIIYADVDVERLNMQRLSEGSFQDFDSRSFYARAASFACLRSIDSLKYRFVAPMPFVPGNIETRDKSCTEIFNIQCAGLAKRLEASHSKRAVIGLSGGLDSTLALLVVAETFKLLKRPASEILVLTMPGFGTTKRTKNNAVTMAELLGVELRTVDIQKACLQHFADIGHDPKTLDVTYENVQARERTQILMDIANSVGGIVIGTGDLSEIALGWSTYNADHMSMYAVNCDIPKTLVRHVVGWYADHAESFTADKKTAKELADVLRDILDTPVSPELLPADVNGQIAQKTESILGAYEIHDFYLYHFAKYGAAPQKLLFLAKYAFAGKFSDEELEKALAVFVRRFFTQQFKRSCIPDGPKVGTISLSPRADWRMPSDSSFSDWM, encoded by the coding sequence ATGTTTGGATTTTACCGATTCGCATCTGTTTGCCCGACGCTGAAAGTCGCCGATACCGCCTACAATACAGCCGAAATTATCCGCTGTGCTACCGAGGCTATTGACGGAGGCGCTGCCTTCGTCGTGTTCCCGGAGCTTTGCATTACGGGGTATACCTGCAGCGACTTGTTCCATCAGGAGCTGTTGCTCAAGAAAAGCGTGGAATCGCTTTCGAAGATTGCAGAAGCGTTTGCAAAGAGCGATACGGTGATTGCGGTGGGGCTTCCGCTCCGCATGTTCGGTTGCCTTTACAACTGCGCCGCATTCTTGCAGAAGGGTAAACTTGTGGCGGTGACGCCCAAGATTCATTTGCCGAACCAGCGTGAATTTTATGAAAAGCGCCATTTCTCGAGTGGTCGCGATTTGTTGCGCGCTCCGACGACTTGCCCTGTCGAGGGCTTTGGCAATGTGCCGGTGACGAACTTCTTTACGGTTGCCGGAAAGTCTGGCTCTGAAGTCCGCGTGGGCGTGGAACTTTGCGAAGACTTGTGGACGGCGGTGCCGCCGAGCGGCGAACTTGCCCTGGCTGGCGCGAACGTGATTGTGAACCTGTCGGCAAGCGATGCCTTGGTCGGCAAGCGCGATTATCGCCGTAACCTGGTGATGAACCAGTCGGCACGTTGCATGGCTGCCTACGTTTATTCGTCGGCGGGCGTGCATGAATCGACGACGGATATGGTCTTTAGCGGTCACTTGATGATTGCCGAGAACGGCAGCATGATTGCCGAAAGCAAGCCGTTTAGCCGCGAATCTGAAATTATTTACGCCGATGTCGATGTGGAACGCTTGAATATGCAGCGCTTGAGCGAAGGCTCGTTCCAGGATTTCGACAGCCGGAGCTTCTATGCGCGCGCGGCGAGTTTCGCTTGTCTGCGTTCGATTGATTCGTTGAAGTATCGCTTTGTGGCGCCGATGCCCTTTGTGCCGGGCAACATCGAAACTCGCGACAAGTCCTGCACCGAGATTTTCAATATCCAATGTGCAGGACTTGCGAAGCGACTCGAAGCGTCGCATTCGAAGCGCGCGGTGATTGGCCTTAGCGGTGGACTCGATTCGACTTTGGCGCTGCTCGTAGTCGCCGAAACATTTAAGCTTTTGAAACGTCCTGCTTCTGAAATCCTGGTGCTTACGATGCCTGGATTCGGAACGACCAAGCGTACCAAGAATAATGCCGTCACGATGGCGGAACTCTTGGGCGTGGAATTGCGCACCGTCGACATTCAGAAGGCTTGCCTGCAACATTTTGCGGACATCGGACATGACCCGAAAACGCTCGATGTGACTTATGAAAACGTGCAGGCCCGCGAACGTACGCAGATTCTGATGGATATCGCCAACAGCGTGGGCGGAATCGTGATCGGTACGGGCGACCTCTCTGAAATTGCGCTCGGCTGGAGCACTTACAATGCGGACCACATGTCCATGTATGCGGTGAACTGCGATATTCCGAAAACGCTGGTGCGTCATGTGGTGGGCTGGTATGCTGACCATGCCGAAAGCTTTACCGCCGACAAGAAGACTGCAAAGGAACTTGCCGACGTGCTCCGCGATATCTTGGATACGCCGGTGTCGCCGGAACTTTTGCCTGCCGATGTGAATGGCCAGATTGCGCAGAAGACCGAAAGCATCTTGGGCGCCTACGAAATCCACGACTTCTACCTTTACCATTTCGCAAAATACGGCGCTGCTCCGCAAAAGCTCCTGTTCCTTGCGAAGTACGCCTTTGCGGGCAAGTTCAGCGACGAAGAATTGGAGAAGGCTTTAGCCGTATTCGTGCGCAGGTTCTTTACGCAACAGTTCAAGCGCAGCTGTATTCCTGATGGCCCGAAGGTCGGTACAATCTCCCTGTCGCCGCGAGCCGACTGGCGCATGCCCAGTGACTCCAGCTTCAGCGATTGGATGTAG
- a CDS encoding sigma 54-interacting transcriptional regulator: MPTPIGPEISVIQKISVAIIHERNVEKLLENVLGILEVELGMLRGTFALLFGDTLKIEASRGLDESEKQRGLYRMGEGITGHVAERGVSHVIPDLRKDSRFLNRTGSRHYETQVAFICVPLIHDGDVIGTLSIDRPVDGSTDLDRDVALLEIIANITGDAANECIELHNERETMLEENRRLRDMLSNNPGDLVGNCREMQMIYEQVRQVAPSDATVLIRGGSGTGKEMIARAIVNLSARKDKPFITLNCAALPENLVESELFGHEKGAFTGAVNRRIGRAEAADGGTLFLDEIGDLTMQTQVKLLRFLQERTFSRVGSNEELHSDVRFLAATSRNLEELIAQGKFREDLFYRLNIFPITMPDLAKRKSDIILLAEHFIEKMNLRYNKKVARLSTTAINLLMSYHWPGNVRELENCIERAVLTATDDCVHSYNLPPSLQTSLSVGSVDVSGAKIAPLDVMMNNYEREIITEAIKRNNGNLSAAGRDLGVSPRMMNYRMNKLGIKSGR; this comes from the coding sequence ATGCCCACACCAATAGGTCCAGAAATTTCTGTTATCCAGAAGATTAGCGTCGCGATTATTCACGAACGTAATGTGGAGAAATTGCTGGAAAACGTACTCGGCATCTTGGAAGTTGAACTTGGAATGTTGCGCGGTACTTTTGCGCTCCTGTTCGGCGATACTCTTAAAATCGAAGCCTCCCGCGGTCTGGATGAATCTGAAAAGCAGCGCGGTTTGTACCGCATGGGTGAAGGTATTACGGGCCATGTCGCCGAACGCGGCGTGAGCCATGTGATTCCGGACCTGCGCAAAGACTCCCGCTTCTTGAACCGTACGGGTAGCCGTCACTACGAAACCCAGGTGGCTTTTATTTGCGTGCCGCTGATTCACGACGGCGATGTGATCGGTACCTTGTCCATCGATCGCCCGGTAGATGGTTCTACGGATTTGGATCGCGACGTCGCTCTGCTGGAAATTATCGCAAATATTACGGGTGATGCCGCCAACGAATGCATCGAGCTGCACAACGAGCGTGAAACCATGCTCGAAGAAAACCGCAGGCTTCGTGACATGCTTTCGAATAACCCCGGTGACCTGGTGGGTAACTGCCGCGAAATGCAGATGATCTACGAGCAGGTACGCCAGGTGGCTCCCAGCGATGCCACGGTTTTGATTCGTGGTGGTAGCGGTACGGGTAAGGAAATGATTGCCCGTGCGATTGTGAATTTGTCTGCAAGAAAGGATAAGCCTTTTATTACGCTGAACTGCGCCGCCCTCCCAGAAAACCTGGTGGAAAGCGAATTGTTCGGTCACGAGAAGGGCGCCTTTACGGGTGCCGTGAACCGCCGCATTGGCCGTGCAGAGGCTGCTGACGGTGGTACGCTTTTCCTCGACGAAATTGGCGACCTTACGATGCAGACTCAGGTGAAGCTCCTGCGATTCTTGCAGGAACGTACCTTTAGCCGCGTAGGCAGTAACGAAGAACTTCATTCCGATGTGCGATTCTTGGCTGCTACGAGCCGTAACTTGGAAGAGCTGATTGCGCAGGGCAAGTTCCGCGAAGACTTGTTCTACCGCTTGAACATTTTCCCGATTACCATGCCCGATTTGGCAAAGCGCAAGTCCGACATTATCTTGCTGGCGGAGCACTTCATTGAAAAGATGAATCTGCGCTACAACAAGAAGGTGGCGCGCCTTTCGACGACGGCGATCAACTTGCTCATGAGCTACCATTGGCCGGGTAACGTGCGTGAACTGGAAAACTGCATCGAACGTGCAGTGCTTACTGCTACGGACGACTGCGTTCACAGTTACAACCTGCCGCCTTCTCTGCAGACTAGCTTGAGCGTGGGCTCGGTGGATGTTTCTGGCGCAAAGATTGCCCCGCTGGACGTGATGATGAACAATTACGAACGTGAAATCATTACCGAGGCCATTAAGCGCAATAACGGTAACCTTTCTGCCGCTGGCCGCGACTTGGGCGTGTCTCCGCGCATGATGAATTACCGAATGAATAAACTCGGAATCAAGTCCGGGCGTTGA
- the aqpZ gene encoding aquaporin Z, protein MKLTTRAIAEAIGTFWLVFGGCGAAVLACGVPTTGIGYVGVSLAFGLTVLTMAYAIGHISGCHLNPAVTLGQVAGGRFPAKEAPAYIVAQVIGGIIAAALLYVIACPDLTNAGIGAFATNGWSDSLKDGLNAFGGKTSGMLSAFLIETVLTAIFLFVIMGATDGRAPAGFAPIAIGLCLTLIHLISIPVTNTSVNPARSTAMAVFVGGAAIKQLWLFWVAPILGGVIGGIAYKCIAECKCCKK, encoded by the coding sequence ATGAAACTTACTACTCGCGCTATTGCCGAAGCTATCGGCACCTTCTGGCTTGTGTTTGGCGGCTGCGGTGCAGCCGTGCTCGCTTGCGGCGTTCCCACCACCGGTATCGGTTACGTGGGCGTATCGCTGGCCTTCGGCCTTACGGTGCTCACCATGGCCTACGCCATCGGTCACATTTCGGGCTGCCACTTGAACCCGGCTGTCACGCTCGGCCAGGTTGCCGGCGGCCGCTTCCCCGCTAAGGAAGCTCCGGCCTACATCGTGGCCCAGGTCATTGGCGGTATCATCGCAGCAGCGCTCCTTTACGTGATTGCATGCCCCGACCTTACCAACGCAGGCATCGGCGCATTCGCAACCAACGGCTGGTCCGATTCCCTCAAGGACGGCCTGAACGCCTTTGGCGGCAAGACCTCCGGTATGCTTTCTGCATTCCTCATCGAAACCGTGCTCACGGCCATCTTCCTGTTCGTGATCATGGGCGCTACCGACGGCCGCGCTCCGGCAGGCTTCGCTCCGATCGCTATCGGCCTCTGCCTCACGCTCATCCACCTCATCTCTATCCCGGTGACCAACACCTCCGTGAACCCGGCCCGCTCTACCGCTATGGCTGTGTTCGTTGGTGGTGCTGCCATCAAGCAGCTCTGGCTCTTCTGGGTAGCCCCGATTCTCGGTGGCGTGATCGGCGGTATCGCTTACAAGTGCATCGCCGAATGCAAGTGCTGCAAGAAGTAA
- a CDS encoding DNA gyrase/topoisomerase IV subunit A — MSEEIKDSTLGLSNVNHLEKLYDGWFLDYASYVILDRAVPYYEDGLKPVQRRILHSLFENHDGRYQKVATIVGRTMAYHPHGDASIGDALVGLGQKNLLIDTQGNWGNPFTGDRAAAPRYIEGRLTPFAVDVVFNPETTEWIPSYDGRSQEPVTLPVKFPLLLAQGVDGIAVGLSTSILPHNFRELCEASIAILKGKKFTLYPDFFTGGIIDVSDYNDGQRGGKVRVRAKIEKVDNKTLAIREIPYGTTTVSLIESIVKANDKGKIKIKHVDDNTSKEVEILVHLQPGTDPQVAIDALYTFTDCEKSISPCTCVIVDKHPKFLGVSDILRMNTEHTVKLLEWELANELKHLEDKWHMTTLEKIFIEKEVYEVIKKAKDREQIINFVREGLMPYVKRLHRKDITDEEIGKLIEIPIRRISHYDREKADQLLKELEESIATCKYNQEHITDYTIEHFKNILKKYGEGKERRTQIAEFGKVEAVHVALANQKLYVNRKEGFVGTGMKKEEYLFDVSEYDDLIVFKADGSFKVVKVSDKDFVGKNILLVEKFKKDDDRHIYNVIHQDGKDGAYYIKRFNVGGVTRDKDYFMGKGKPGSKILYMSSNLNGEAEVVEVTLKPRPRTKLNFEVDFSSIDVKGRGAMGNIVTKYPVKSIKRVRKGVSTLGARVLYFDALAGIISTQKKGDRIGEFGEKDKILIVKENGTARVHDMADPILVGTGIKYVHKFDPEQVFTILYFEGGNFNYMVKRFNLEGCPMTTEFSLVSDHKNTQMIEFFATEDARELMEYQVGREVQKEELDLTEVAEVKGYKALGSKFTAKKVKRATRISPPDTFDDGSNDEEVEDESDPELFD, encoded by the coding sequence ATGAGCGAAGAAATTAAAGATTCGACCCTTGGACTTTCGAACGTTAACCACCTTGAAAAACTCTACGACGGGTGGTTCCTGGACTACGCCAGCTACGTAATTTTGGACCGTGCCGTTCCGTACTACGAAGACGGACTTAAGCCGGTGCAGCGCCGTATTTTGCACTCCCTTTTCGAAAACCACGACGGCCGCTACCAGAAGGTGGCCACCATCGTCGGTCGAACCATGGCCTACCACCCGCACGGTGACGCCTCCATTGGCGATGCACTCGTCGGCCTCGGCCAGAAGAATTTGCTGATTGATACCCAGGGTAACTGGGGTAACCCCTTCACGGGCGACCGCGCAGCAGCCCCCCGTTATATCGAAGGCCGCCTCACGCCGTTCGCAGTCGATGTCGTATTCAACCCCGAAACCACCGAATGGATTCCGAGCTACGATGGCCGTAGCCAGGAACCGGTGACGCTCCCGGTCAAGTTCCCGCTGCTTTTGGCGCAGGGTGTCGATGGTATCGCCGTAGGTCTTTCCACCTCGATCCTCCCCCACAACTTCAGGGAACTCTGCGAAGCAAGTATCGCCATCCTCAAGGGCAAGAAGTTTACGCTGTACCCGGATTTCTTTACCGGTGGCATTATTGATGTGAGCGACTACAACGACGGCCAACGCGGCGGCAAGGTCCGCGTGCGCGCCAAGATTGAAAAGGTCGACAACAAGACGCTCGCCATCCGCGAAATCCCGTACGGCACCACCACCGTAAGCCTGATCGAAAGTATCGTGAAGGCAAACGACAAGGGCAAAATCAAGATTAAGCACGTCGATGACAACACGAGTAAAGAAGTTGAAATTCTCGTGCACCTGCAGCCGGGCACCGACCCGCAGGTCGCCATCGACGCCCTCTACACCTTTACCGACTGCGAAAAGTCCATTTCTCCCTGCACCTGCGTGATTGTCGACAAGCACCCGAAATTCCTCGGCGTCTCCGACATTCTGCGCATGAATACGGAGCACACGGTCAAGCTCCTGGAATGGGAACTGGCCAACGAACTTAAGCACCTCGAAGACAAGTGGCACATGACCACGCTCGAAAAGATCTTTATCGAAAAGGAAGTCTACGAGGTCATCAAGAAGGCGAAGGACCGCGAACAGATTATCAACTTCGTACGCGAAGGCCTTATGCCGTACGTGAAGCGCCTGCACCGCAAGGACATCACCGACGAAGAAATCGGCAAGCTCATCGAAATTCCGATCCGCCGCATAAGCCATTACGACCGCGAAAAGGCCGACCAGCTTTTGAAGGAACTGGAAGAAAGTATCGCAACCTGCAAGTACAACCAGGAACACATTACCGACTACACCATCGAGCACTTCAAGAACATTCTCAAGAAGTATGGCGAAGGCAAGGAACGCCGCACGCAGATTGCCGAATTCGGCAAGGTCGAAGCAGTGCACGTGGCTCTTGCCAACCAGAAGCTCTACGTGAACCGCAAGGAAGGCTTTGTGGGCACCGGTATGAAGAAGGAAGAATACCTCTTCGACGTGTCCGAATACGACGACTTGATCGTGTTCAAGGCCGACGGTAGCTTCAAGGTTGTTAAGGTTAGCGACAAGGACTTTGTGGGCAAGAACATCTTGCTCGTGGAAAAGTTCAAGAAGGACGACGACCGCCACATTTACAACGTGATTCACCAGGACGGCAAGGACGGCGCTTACTACATCAAGCGATTCAACGTGGGTGGCGTTACCCGCGACAAGGATTACTTTATGGGTAAGGGCAAGCCCGGCAGCAAGATTCTGTACATGTCGAGCAACCTGAACGGCGAAGCCGAAGTCGTAGAAGTCACGCTGAAGCCGCGTCCGCGCACCAAGCTCAACTTCGAGGTGGATTTCAGCTCCATCGATGTGAAGGGCCGTGGCGCCATGGGTAACATTGTAACCAAGTACCCGGTCAAGAGCATCAAGCGCGTCCGTAAGGGCGTGAGCACCTTGGGCGCCCGCGTTCTCTACTTTGACGCCCTCGCCGGCATCATCAGCACCCAGAAGAAGGGCGACCGCATCGGTGAATTCGGCGAAAAGGACAAGATTCTCATTGTCAAGGAAAACGGCACCGCCCGCGTTCACGACATGGCCGACCCGATTCTCGTGGGAACCGGTATCAAGTACGTCCACAAGTTCGATCCGGAACAGGTCTTTACGATTCTCTACTTCGAAGGTGGCAACTTCAACTACATGGTCAAGCGTTTCAACTTGGAAGGCTGCCCCATGACGACCGAATTCAGCCTCGTGTCTGATCACAAGAACACGCAGATGATTGAATTCTTCGCCACCGAAGACGCCCGCGAGCTCATGGAATACCAGGTGGGCCGCGAAGTCCAGAAGGAAGAGTTGGACCTCACCGAAGTCGCTGAAGTCAAGGGCTACAAGGCTCTGGGCAGCAAGTTCACCGCCAAGAAGGTGAAACGCGCCACCCGAATCTCCCCGCCCGACACCTTCGATGACGGGTCTAACGACGAAGAAGTCGAAGACGAATCCGACCCGGAACTCTTCGACTAA
- a CDS encoding LL-diaminopimelate aminotransferase, producing MNSSIINTNYDLLPGSYLFSTIAQKIKEYQAKKPDADIIRLGIGDVTTPLIPEVIKAMHKAVDEMAVKGTFRGYGPEQGYDFVREAIVRGEYTARGIEMDPDDIFVSDGSKCDVANIQELFTENVKIAIPDPVYPVYLDSNVMAGRAGVLQSDGHFSKVTYLASTAENNFQPDLPKEPVQLIYLCSPNNPTGTVLSRETLQKFVNYANENGALILFDGAYNCYIQDESLPHSIFEIPGARTCAIEFRSFSKTAGFTGVRCAYTVIPHELSKLRSMWNRRQCTKFNGVSYVTQRAAEAIYSPIGWQQTKEVIAGYMRTAGVIRKELTAAGYTVFGGEHAPYIWWKIADGEKSFDFFDRLLSTCEVVGTPGSGFGPCGEGYFRLTAFGDYERTCEALRRIREKL from the coding sequence ATGAATTCATCAATCATCAATACAAATTACGACTTGCTGCCCGGCAGCTACCTTTTCTCGACTATCGCCCAGAAAATCAAGGAATATCAGGCGAAGAAACCCGATGCTGACATTATTCGCCTGGGTATTGGCGATGTGACCACGCCCTTGATCCCGGAAGTCATCAAGGCCATGCACAAGGCCGTGGATGAAATGGCTGTGAAGGGAACATTCCGCGGTTATGGCCCCGAACAGGGTTACGATTTCGTGCGCGAAGCAATCGTCCGTGGTGAATACACCGCCCGCGGCATCGAAATGGATCCGGACGATATTTTCGTTAGCGACGGTTCCAAGTGCGATGTGGCAAACATCCAGGAGCTTTTTACAGAAAATGTAAAGATTGCGATTCCGGACCCGGTTTACCCGGTCTATCTGGACTCCAACGTGATGGCTGGCCGTGCAGGCGTGTTGCAAAGTGACGGACATTTTTCTAAGGTGACCTACCTTGCTTCGACCGCTGAAAACAACTTTCAGCCGGATTTGCCCAAGGAACCGGTGCAGCTGATTTACCTTTGCAGCCCGAACAACCCGACTGGTACGGTGCTCAGCCGCGAAACCTTGCAGAAGTTTGTGAACTACGCCAACGAAAACGGTGCATTGATCTTGTTCGACGGCGCCTACAACTGCTACATCCAGGACGAATCGCTGCCGCATTCTATCTTCGAAATTCCGGGTGCACGCACTTGCGCCATTGAATTCCGTAGCTTCAGTAAGACAGCTGGCTTTACGGGCGTGCGTTGTGCCTACACGGTGATTCCGCACGAACTTTCGAAACTCCGCTCTATGTGGAATCGTCGCCAGTGCACCAAGTTTAACGGCGTAAGCTACGTGACGCAACGTGCCGCCGAGGCAATTTACAGCCCGATTGGGTGGCAGCAGACCAAGGAAGTCATTGCCGGCTACATGCGCACGGCTGGCGTTATCCGCAAGGAACTGACGGCCGCGGGTTACACGGTGTTCGGTGGCGAACATGCTCCGTACATCTGGTGGAAAATCGCTGACGGTGAAAAATCCTTTGATTTCTTTGACCGCCTACTCTCTACCTGCGAAGTCGTGGGTACTCCGGGTAGCGGCTTTGGCCCTTGCGGTGAAGGATACTTCCGCCTGACCGCCTTCGGTGACTATGAACGCACCTGTGAAGCCCTTAGGAGAATCAGGGAAAAGCTCTAA
- the dapF gene encoding diaminopimelate epimerase: protein MPINFSKWTGLGNDFVLLEPGVSLDYSDNFEQRVIQLCDRRFGIGADGVVIVTPMDNDGCLVIDKISEGPLAKPVANGVDFEMRIFNADGSEAAMCGNATRCVAKYIRSRGLAKDANTKVFNLHTKSGLVKPALLDDGRVCVDMGLPRNFLGSIKLTADSFDFTAETVSMGNPHAVIFVDDIEKIQLEKWGSILEVDKQFPDRCNIEFAQVVTPTQIRMRVWERGCGVTMACGTGSCATLVAAQRTGRVGVEADIVLDGGVLHIKHEEGGPVLMTGPAEEVFKGEIEA from the coding sequence ATGCCAATAAATTTTTCAAAATGGACCGGGTTGGGCAACGATTTCGTGTTGCTGGAACCGGGTGTGTCGCTAGATTATAGCGATAATTTCGAACAACGTGTTATTCAACTTTGCGACCGCCGTTTCGGTATCGGTGCCGATGGCGTGGTCATCGTGACTCCGATGGATAACGATGGTTGCCTGGTAATCGACAAGATTAGCGAAGGCCCTCTGGCAAAGCCTGTTGCAAACGGCGTTGATTTCGAAATGCGCATTTTTAATGCAGATGGTTCTGAAGCGGCCATGTGCGGTAACGCAACGCGCTGCGTGGCCAAGTACATTCGCAGCCGCGGTCTTGCAAAAGACGCCAATACTAAAGTGTTTAATCTGCATACCAAGAGTGGCTTGGTGAAGCCCGCTCTGTTGGACGATGGTCGCGTGTGCGTCGATATGGGACTTCCGAGGAATTTCTTGGGTTCCATCAAGCTCACGGCCGATAGCTTTGACTTTACGGCTGAGACGGTTTCCATGGGAAATCCGCACGCGGTGATTTTCGTGGATGACATTGAAAAGATTCAGCTGGAAAAGTGGGGAAGCATCCTGGAAGTCGATAAGCAGTTCCCCGATCGCTGCAACATTGAATTTGCACAGGTGGTGACGCCCACCCAAATCCGCATGCGGGTTTGGGAACGAGGTTGCGGCGTTACGATGGCTTGTGGTACGGGCAGTTGCGCAACCCTCGTTGCGGCCCAGCGCACTGGCCGCGTGGGCGTCGAAGCCGACATCGTTCTCGATGGCGGTGTCCTCCACATCAAGCACGAAGAAGGTGGCCCCGTCTTGATGACCGGCCCTGCAGAAGAAGTATTTAAAGGAGAGATTGAGGCGTGA
- the aspS gene encoding aspartate--tRNA ligase, with amino-acid sequence MKRTHNCGQLRKEDVGQTVTLAGWVDRRRDHGGVIFVDLRDKYGKTQIVFNPDYNADVLKTAEQLRNEYVIYVTGKVYAREEGNTNEKLATGEIEVKADKLEILNAALTSPLAINDPNEECKENDDLRLQYRYLDLRRPWIQKKLLLKSRFLKAVYDFFYANGFENIETPCLCKSTPEGARDYLVPSRVNPGKFYALPQSPQQYKQLLMIAGMDRYFQIAKCFRDEDLRADRQPEFTQIDVEMSFVNQDEVMEMFDKFVTEVLGKVWNFEPPRHIRRMKWAEAMLKYGSDKPDLRFDLEIHDVSEIGAKSEFGVFKNCVAAGGKIRGIAAKGCVDFTRKQIDELTAYVAKYGSKGLVWMRVKENDEVETQVGKFFTTEQLNELRDAVGAKCGDMMFFIAGPEKVAATAMGQLRLEVARIKGLRDPKKREFVWITEFPMFEYSDTEGRYMAMHHPFTNPLPEHLDMMLGGNLKDCNAEAYDLVLNGVEIGGGSIRIHNPEVQEKVFRLLGLTEEQVRTKFGFFVDAFKYGAPPHGGLAFGLDRVVATMEGEESIRDYIAFPKNTSASSPMDQCPSEVDLQQLQDIHISVQMPKTAEKK; translated from the coding sequence ATGAAACGTACACATAACTGCGGCCAGCTTCGCAAGGAAGATGTTGGCCAGACCGTAACACTCGCCGGTTGGGTGGATCGCCGCCGTGACCATGGTGGTGTGATTTTCGTTGACCTCCGCGACAAGTATGGCAAGACCCAGATCGTTTTCAACCCCGACTACAACGCCGACGTGTTGAAGACCGCCGAACAGCTCCGTAACGAATACGTTATTTACGTGACTGGTAAGGTCTACGCCCGCGAAGAAGGCAACACCAACGAAAAGCTCGCCACGGGTGAAATCGAAGTCAAGGCCGACAAGCTCGAAATCCTGAACGCCGCCCTCACCTCTCCGCTCGCCATTAACGACCCGAACGAAGAATGCAAGGAAAACGACGACCTCCGCCTGCAGTACCGCTACCTGGACCTCCGCCGTCCGTGGATCCAGAAGAAGCTTCTCCTCAAGAGCCGCTTCCTCAAGGCCGTGTACGACTTCTTCTATGCCAACGGTTTTGAAAACATTGAAACTCCGTGCCTTTGCAAGTCCACTCCGGAAGGCGCACGTGACTACCTCGTGCCGTCCCGCGTGAACCCGGGCAAGTTCTACGCCCTCCCGCAGTCTCCGCAGCAGTACAAGCAGCTCTTGATGATTGCCGGTATGGACCGCTACTTCCAGATTGCCAAGTGCTTCCGCGACGAAGACCTCCGCGCTGACCGTCAGCCGGAATTCACGCAGATCGACGTCGAAATGTCTTTCGTCAACCAGGACGAAGTCATGGAAATGTTCGACAAGTTCGTGACTGAAGTCTTGGGCAAGGTTTGGAACTTCGAACCGCCGCGCCACATCCGCCGTATGAAGTGGGCAGAAGCCATGCTCAAGTACGGTTCCGACAAGCCGGACCTCCGCTTCGACCTCGAAATCCACGACGTGTCTGAAATCGGTGCAAAGTCCGAATTCGGCGTGTTCAAGAACTGCGTTGCCGCTGGTGGCAAGATCCGCGGTATTGCAGCCAAGGGTTGCGTTGACTTTACTCGTAAGCAGATCGACGAACTCACCGCTTACGTTGCCAAGTACGGTTCTAAGGGCCTCGTGTGGATGCGCGTCAAGGAAAATGACGAAGTTGAAACTCAGGTCGGCAAATTCTTTACTACCGAACAGCTCAACGAACTCCGCGACGCTGTTGGCGCTAAGTGCGGCGACATGATGTTCTTCATCGCAGGCCCCGAAAAGGTTGCTGCAACCGCTATGGGTCAGCTCCGCTTGGAAGTCGCCCGTATCAAGGGTCTCCGCGATCCGAAGAAGCGTGAATTTGTGTGGATTACCGAATTCCCGATGTTCGAATACAGCGACACCGAAGGCCGCTACATGGCTATGCACCACCCGTTCACCAACCCACTTCCGGAACACCTGGACATGATGCTCGGTGGCAACCTCAAGGATTGCAACGCCGAAGCCTATGACCTTGTTCTTAACGGTGTGGAAATCGGCGGTGGTTCTATCCGTATTCACAACCCTGAAGTCCAGGAAAAGGTGTTCCGCCTGCTCGGCCTTACCGAAGAACAGGTTCGCACCAAGTTCGGCTTCTTCGTTGACGCCTTCAAGTACGGCGCTCCTCCGCACGGCGGTCTCGCCTTCGGTCTCGACCGCGTTGTCGCTACCATGGAAGGTGAAGAATCTATCCGTGACTACATCGCGTTCCCGAAGAACACGAGCGCTTCTAGCCCGATGGACCAGTGCCCGAGCGAAGTGGATCTGCAGCAGCTGCAGGACATCCACATCTCCGTGCAGATGCCCAAGACGGCGGAAAAGAAGTAA